AGGATGTTGGCAACAAGAGAAATTGTTGATAAGTAGGGAAATAAAAGTAAGATGACAAAGAGCCACGTTCAGTGAATAAATTAGACTTTGTTACATTCATTGAAACTCCCTTAAACCCCTTAAATCTACTTACCTTACCTGCCCATATAATTGCCCAGTCTATGTTGGCATAATTTGCACAGCTAGGCTATgcccagatgagcaggggcatgagATTCATGGTGCCACAAAGCGCACATAGGAAATGTTAAAATGTGCAAATTTGCAgcccagtagcaaaaaaagcaCTGGGAAAAAACCATGGCATGGTGCACATGACAGGAGCATGTGCCCAAAGACAGGGAGGCTTAGtgctccagggagatgctctggctgccagccagagcatctccactccTTCAGCTGTGGtggagctcctccagcatgctgggagctagAAGGAGTTGAGCacaggcagttttcctgaagcaGAACAAAGTGCATGGATAGGAAAGTGTGTTTTggaaaaaagtagcagcacaaatttgtgccactactatttttgccgctgcaagtgcatgcccctgcacatctgaACATGGCCCTGGAGTCTAAATACTCATGATCACTGTTTTTTCTAGCTCTTAGCATGTGAGTCAAGCCAACACATACTCAGCTCATAAACCTGCTCAACAGACTAAATTCTGGGGAAcatattaaagggaaaaaatgtaaGTAAGCAATCTCAATCAATATAAGCTAATCAGCCTAATAGGAATATACTTTGGCATTACAATTGGTATAAAAGTAGGTATAGGCTGCAAGCAATTTGGATGTACCTCTGTATGTGACCAAGGGTTTATTGGTCATGCTTTATTTCTGGGTCAGTCAAAcgctttcaaatatttttctctgtGAAACATTATTGATAGCACATTGATTCCATTCCAGGAATGTGGGCTCTGGGATGTATCCTTGGGTGGGTGTCTGCACAAGTTTCATATTAACAGCTAGAAACATTTCAAGACCTGCCCAATGAAAGCTATTGTCTTTAAAGATtaagactccagcatcatgtgtatcagtgtctccatgctcaaaaatggtggcaggggcactttaactaaagcttgttcgatgagctttagttaaagtgcccctgctgccatttttcagtgtggggacactgatacacatgacacattgggtgctttaattagagaggctctcagaggcaatctaattaaagcagccccccccctcccccccaacacacatacacactcctggagcacatgccAATTCCAGGtagcatttctttaaaataagaacAATATTTTCGACTTTGTTTAGTTATCCCACTAGTACTTGAACTCTTTGTAGACACCTTCATCACACTAAGGAATGTTTGGAAAGTTTTCTAATCCAATGAAGAAAGCTGAAAGGTCCCTTAGAGTAAATCATCATAATTTTCCATTAAGTATAAggtatatttaccattttaaatattaatattaaatatattattcCTCTGTAATGATCCAAAACACTGTAACAATATTCTTTGAAGTATATGTGTTTGGATCATAACAGCAGAAGATAGTAACATTCTTAGCAAACTTTTAATGTTTAAAGCCACACTAAAAATGAGCTATATCcaagtacagaaaaaaaaccaacaatattttatttataatctTATTTTAGTGTTTGAACTACAAATTCTGATTCTAGAATTGTTTAAAAGATCATGGGTTTTATAGATGTTCACAAGTAAATTAATttcttggatatttttttttttttttttttcttctttcacagAATGGTCCTCTTGGTAAATACAGAACAGGtcattacatgaaaaaaaaaaaagtttttttttgtttttttttccttattcttcCTTATAAATCTACCCCTAATGCTCCACATCCTGTTGAACCATTCAAGAAGGgcatgaagaaagaaaaatgaaacagaaaaaagagacaaaataGACCAAATCTCACCACTAGAATTCACCATAAAAATTCTCAAAGTGTAACAGAATTCATACAAAATTTCCTAGACCAGTTCTTTTAGGGAATCAAGAACTTCTATGAAAAATATGGCCAATGGGGTTTAGAGTaggtaggggaaggaggaggaaaggacttGGGTAAATAAGTGCAGCAAAACAGGTTCTGAGGAATACACATAATTTTGTCTGCTTTAGATCACAATagaatttttaataaataaatttctttttttttgtaaagacaCTTTTTTGAAACAGTAGATTTAGCCCAGTCATTTGTGTCATTTGTTTTATAAACCGTCTTTTttgtcccctcccaccccataacTTCATAAATGTTTCAGATCTGAGTCTCTTGTACATTGTCTTTAGAGTTCATTCGGATCAATAACGGTTCATGCACTGAACTGTGTATTGAATTTATTGTGTTAACTGTTGTTGTGTGGTTGAAAGGAGACTTATAAGAGTTATAGTGATTTAAGTGCTCATGCTCTATTGCTGGCATGGGCAAATGACTCTCTATGGGTGTGTCACCTGTAAGCTCATCATCCACATTAATAATCTCTACAGTCCTTGTTGGAGCATGGTGGTTCTGCCGGTGATGCTGTTTCCTCATTTTGTAGAAAATTACCAGCatcacagcagccatgagggtGATAGCCACAAAACAACCAATTATGATTTTGGTAGTCTTCATAACCTCATCTATTCCTGGAATCCCATTGTTTGGGTCCGTCACTGGGATGGTGTACGTTTTTTCTGTTGACCTTGTGCTCTGTGGAGTGAGAGAGGTTGTCATGTTGGTGGTCTCCCAGTCAGTAACTGGCGTGGGCCCGACCTGCTCCGTGGTCCGTGCCTCATCCTGAGAAGGTTCCACAGTCTCTACTGTGACAGTTGAAAAGTATGTGTAACCATTTTCCACTGCAGTCACATTGAGCGTGGCAGAAGCTGTGGTATTTCCAACAGAGTTACTCACCATGCATGTATACAAGCCCGTGTCTTGCACGGTCACCTTTGTAAAATTTAATGTGCCATCACTAAGCACAGAAATCCGAACTCTGTATGCCCCATGTGTCATAACTGATCCATTTGGAGTAATCCAAGATACAGAAGTCAGAGAGGTCGATGCTCGGCATTTCATCTCTGCAGCCATGCCTTCTGTGACGTTGAGGTCTGCTGGTGGCTCCACTATCACTGGAGCATAGCACGTGAAGTAATTCAGGTCCAGCTCACCAATGTACCTTCCTTTCAAGTTAGGAGGTGTGTGGCAACGGGCACAGCATGCAGTGTTGGAGGGTGCTTTGTCTTTAATCCACCAACTGAGCCAAAGAATGTCACAGTTGCAGTTCCAAGGATTGTGGTGCAGGTGAATCCTTTCTAGTCGGAGTGGTGTGAAAAGGTCATGAGGCAGTAGCGTGAGATTGTTGTGTGCCAGATTGATCTCTACCAGTGACTGAAGGTTATCAAAGGCATTCCGTTCAATCACTTGAATCTGGGATTGTATCATCCACAATTTTTGAAGATGCATTAATCCTTGGAAGGATCCAGGCCTGATGGCAGATAGATGGTTCCCAGAAAGATCTAGCTCATCCAGTTTTACAAGCGGTGTAAGGTTAGGGATCTCCCGAAGGTTGCACATGGCAAGGTTCAAATATCTCAAATTAGACAAACCTTCAAAGGCACCTTCTGAGATGTATGAAAGCCTTTTCAATTCACCCAAATCCAACCTACGCAGGGAAGGGATTCTGTTAAAAGCATAAGAAGGGATGCTCTCAATTGGGTTGTTTCTCAACCAAAGCTCCTTCAGTTTTGACAGGTATACAAAAGCCCCATTAGGGATGGTGGTAAGACGATTGTCAAAGAGTTCCAAAGTGTTGAGATTGGCCAGACCATTGAAGGCCCCTATTTCAATTGTTCTAATGTGATTCCTGCTTAGCTGCAAGATTTCTAGGTGCCTCAGATGTTTGAAACTATTCACCTTAATGATTTGAATCTGGTTCTCATGAAGATTCAGTAATCGTGTGTTGGTAGAGATACTGTCTGGGACATCTCTCAGATTCTTCCGCACGCAGATCACTTTGCTGAACTGGTTGCTGCAGGAGCAGACAGAAGGGCAAGTTTGAGCCCTTACTAGACCAGCCACCACAAGTAGTTGAAGAGCCAATAGCACCACAAGCAGGGGGTCAAATAGGGCCCTGTTAAACCTAGGACCTATCATTATCTGCTGTGGATGTAAGGTCATCTTGTTCAACATTCATAATTTATTTGGTGTTGGTCCTTCTGGAGTTTGAATAGTCtgcaagaaagaaaggaaggaagagggaagaaCGTTAAATAAATACCAAATATTAATATTAGCTGATAAAAATTCTCAGTGCTTTTCAGTCAACCCTGCCTGTTCCATTAGATATGGGTTTTGGTGTTTGCAGCTTTCCACCCAACAGCGCAAGCTACAACTTGCATTTCAATTTAACACCTTCAGAACATAAGCCATACTTCATTTCAAGTTATAAATGTTTGTAATAGGATGGCAGGTAAACTGCATCACCTACCAGTACCTAAGAGAAACACACTGTAGGTCTAGAAGGGGAGCCCAGAGAACCAATGACAAGACCCTGAAGAGACAGACAGGCAACAACAGTAAAGAAATTATCTAAGTACCAAgtattttaaagcagaaaaaaaaaaaaaaaaaaccaaacagaaaaaaatcccaaaacctcAGGAGCAAGATAAGGCTTCACCTTTTTGAACCTTTAAGCCTGTGTGAATGTGAATGCAGGTCTGGAGCCATATTGCAAATGAAGCTTTTACTGTTGAATGTAGAACATGAAAATGTGAGTGCAAGATCTTTCTTATTTCATGGAagcaaatacaaaaaaacccaaagctttGTG
This genomic window from Alligator mississippiensis isolate rAllMis1 chromosome 2, rAllMis1, whole genome shotgun sequence contains:
- the LRRC4C gene encoding leucine-rich repeat-containing protein 4C, translated to MLNKMTLHPQQIMIGPRFNRALFDPLLVVLLALQLLVVAGLVRAQTCPSVCSCSNQFSKVICVRKNLRDVPDSISTNTRLLNLHENQIQIIKVNSFKHLRHLEILQLSRNHIRTIEIGAFNGLANLNTLELFDNRLTTIPNGAFVYLSKLKELWLRNNPIESIPSYAFNRIPSLRRLDLGELKRLSYISEGAFEGLSNLRYLNLAMCNLREIPNLTPLVKLDELDLSGNHLSAIRPGSFQGLMHLQKLWMIQSQIQVIERNAFDNLQSLVEINLAHNNLTLLPHDLFTPLRLERIHLHHNPWNCNCDILWLSWWIKDKAPSNTACCARCHTPPNLKGRYIGELDLNYFTCYAPVIVEPPADLNVTEGMAAEMKCRASTSLTSVSWITPNGSVMTHGAYRVRISVLSDGTLNFTKVTVQDTGLYTCMVSNSVGNTTASATLNVTAVENGYTYFSTVTVETVEPSQDEARTTEQVGPTPVTDWETTNMTTSLTPQSTRSTEKTYTIPVTDPNNGIPGIDEVMKTTKIIIGCFVAITLMAAVMLVIFYKMRKQHHRQNHHAPTRTVEIINVDDELTGDTPIESHLPMPAIEHEHLNHYNSYKSPFNHTTTVNTINSIHSSVHEPLLIRMNSKDNVQETQI